CTGAAAACATTTTCTAGTCTACTCCCCCctgctgagaaaaataaattagaataaaacagtatttctttattgtttatttttgttccaaGTAGTTGGTTATTTATAGGATGGAAAGTTGGTAGTCTTAGGATGTTAGAATTAATGTAGTATATCCTCAGACTTTGGTAGTTATATATGCTGCTAGTACCTTATTTATGTACTGCACAATAATTTGAAACTCTGATGTGACAATGAAAGAACTGCATCTAAACTGcagcaaagggaaataaaagctaaGCTGAgagtaaattataagaaagacGCAAATGTTTGTTTTGGTAATTTTCGTTCCCAGACAGCAATACCCTGTAGGCAATTTGTAGCTACTTTCTAGGTGAAAGTTTCAattcctgccttccttttccttttttcaaagtcTGCTCTATTATTagtcaattttaaatatttcccaagATAGTATAGTCTGTTGATGATCTAAGAGGAAGCCCAAGATCCAGAGTTAGCATTATAATTTTGGTTGCCAAAAAGGactttgttaatgtttacttgccagtttaaaaaaaaattttttttaatgtttatttatttgagagagagagacagagagacagagagtgagcaggggaagggcagagagagggagacacagaatccaaagcaaactctaggctctgagctgtcaaaactgagcctgacgcagggctcaaactcgtgagccttcaagccgtgagatcatgacctgagatgaagtcagacacttaaccccactgagccacccaggcgcctctcttgccagttttttttaatggggaggACCAATATGTTTATCTTACTCCTCAGTGAATTGAAGGccatataaatttttaacattttctcatataaagggaaggaaaggatttGAACATGTAATACGGACCAGACATTGTGCTTggcattttatatgttatttcatgtaattattgTTTATCTATGAGACAGGTATTATCTTTCTTGGAGAACATATGTAACTTAGAGAACATAGgtaactggcccaaggtcacaagtGATAAAGTTTGCTTTCAAACATTGGTCAAACTCCACATCCCATGATCCTTTCATTCCATAGTGTTGCTTCTGAGTTTAACTGAATGAAGACTATTGTACAGTTATGGTACAacatttttagcttatttataaaatatgctgATTATACATTGTGAAGCTCTTAAAAATTCACATCTTGTAATAAAGCTAGTCATTGTAATCTTTATTATAAGTATTTGTTAGTTGGAAAAATGGAATGAAACTGACTTGAGAAAATTTACTGAATCAAGTAATTGAGCCATATTTAATGATTAATTTAGTTAGGTGACAGGTAATCGTCAAACATGATTTTAGCAAAACTGGGGAATATTCATAACAAATAGAATTTAATTTGAGGAATTTCCAGTGTAGTACGAATAATGAAAAGCAGCCATCTGaattatttcagagaaataaatccTTTTGATGTCTTTTAGAAGTGTTTATTACCTCTTTAAGAGGGGTGGAGCTAAGGGGAGTGATTTACCCTCTAAATTCTCCTCTCATCTCAGATACTGTTCATAACAGAAAGGAAATTCTTTGCTAAACTTCAAGTATTTCCATGTACTatcaactgaaataaaaatttattaatgatAACTAATTTGCTCTACAGAAATTATTGACAGCAAAACTGATGAATGTAGGTtggtaattaaatttttaaatacttggatAATCTTTTATATAGATAATATTaatcacatttttagaaaatgcaaaaaaaattacagattaatGTTCTCTCAAGcaatatttaaggaatatttcAAAAGGGTAAAATGTAGAATGCATGGCTTGAATTAAACACTGTATAAATAGGAATTaaaggtgttcttttttttaattttttttttttttttaacatttatttatttttgagacagagagagacagagcatgagcaggggagggtcagagagagagggagacacagaatccgaaacgggctccaggctctgagctgtcagcccagagcctgatgcggggcttgaactcacagaccgtgagatcatgacctgagctgaagttggacgcccaactgactgagccacccaggcgccccaaggtgttCTTTTATTGTAACATTCTAGGGGGAAGTCTTTAACTTGGCTGCTCTCTACATATATGCTATTGATATAGGCACATTTAAATCTATGATCTCCCAAAGAGCTAACTTAATTAAatacttatttcttcatttcttgctgaataatggaatattatttcttttgtttagatATAGATGCCCTTGTAGGAGGAGAAGTTGGAGGCCTGGAGTTTGGCAAGTTACCATTTGGTGCCTGTGAAGATCCTATAAGGTGGGAGTTTCAATATATCATTTGAATTAAGGAATTTACTGTTTATATTAATACTGATTTTACTGTGCTTTGTAATACCATAGCCTTTTGGAATGAGTATAGTACCGGAAACAGATCTTCATCTAACAATCTGCCCatctgctttttttctctgtaactgaagaaataaaagaggcttggggcgcctgagtggctcaattggttaagcgtccaattcttgatttcagctcaggtcatgatctcctagtttgtgagttcgagccctgtgtcaggccctatgctgacagcgcggagcctgcttgggattctctgtctctttctctgcccctcccctgcttgcttgctctctctcaaaataaataaataaacttaaaaaaatttcttaaaagaggctttaaaatattacataaaatgtgtataataCCATTTATTGATTATTCCATATAGAAGTGATTCTTGGCCTACTTTTtggtaaacattttatatattgaaaagcacagagaaaatcATATATAACAAACTTTCACCTATTCATCACTGAGAATTAACAAGTGTTTACATTTTCCCTGACCACATTTTCCAGATGTACAAGTTGAGACCTAAGAGCTACAAAGTGACCTCTAGGTTACCCAACTGCTTTTCTAGAAGAGCcactgaaatttaagaaaattttatataagaaaatgtaaGACTTGGAAAATTTAATCACTGAGAgtaaaatatttggagaatatAAACAGTGCTGATTTAGAAACTGTTTTATTTAGTTAAACTATATGGTTAGTTAAAaaatctatatacacacatacatacttttttttttgtatccaaaAATGTGTTTATTGGGATGGTTTTCCCCTCAGGATGATTTAGCGTGGTTTTAGTGCTGTTTCAGTCTGAAGGAACATGCTTCTCTAAGCCTTGCTTTTCCTCCTGTAGGCTGGCAAAGGACAGTGGAGCAGCCAACACACAAAACTGTTTGTGCGTGGCTACAGATGGTGGTGATTTTATAGCATTGTGGGTGCCTCTTGTCCATGAAGTAGGAATTGGAGCTTTGCACCAGGCGCTTCTTCTTgtgcttcctcttttcctcttgcaGGGAGGGATTGAGGAGATTCTTCGTGAGGGGCATGTTGTTGCGGGGGAGATTGTCACATCCGCACAGGCGCATACATACATTGTTAGTAC
This Lynx canadensis isolate LIC74 chromosome C1, mLynCan4.pri.v2, whole genome shotgun sequence DNA region includes the following protein-coding sequences:
- the LOC115521721 gene encoding 40S ribosomal protein S27-like, coding for MRLCGCDNLPRNNMPLTKNLLNPSLQEEKRKHKKKRLVQSSNSYFMDKRHPQCYKITTICSHAQTVLCVGCSTVLCQPTGGKARLREACSFRLKQH